AATTTTATTACAACGATACTTTCATTTGGAGTAGATGCGTTAGTATCTTGTATCGTTGATGAAAAATTACACAACGAACTAAAAAATGATTTAAAAAATGACATTAAAAAATCATTGGACGACACTTTATCATCAGACGGCGGTCTTTTTACAAGGATAAAAACAAACATCGACTACTTTCACATTACAAGATCAAACTATTATGAAGAAGAATTATCTAAAATATAAAAAATATAATCACCTGTTGTTTTCTTTTTATCTATAGATATGAGATAATATTACAAAGAAAAGTTTAAGCACATGCCTGTGCGCTGTGTGGACTTTATTTTCGGTTATCCGTCATGAAACGGCGTTATCTGCGTTAATGCGTGGACGACGCCGTTTTTTGTTGGTACTTCTGTTAGTATCTGTTCCAGCGCCTGAGGCCTGGAGCGTCGAGATACCAACAGGAAGTTCCCATGCCGTTGACAGATGCCAAGGTCAAAGTGCTGTACGGTCGCGCCCGGCAGGAAGAGGAAGTGGACAAAGGAGAGGACGGTAGGGGGCGGACGCCGCAAGGCACGGAAATACCGGCGGCTCCCCTGTCGCTTTGCCGGAAACCAGAAAACCCTTGCCCTCGGTGTGTACCCTGGTGGTTCCCTGTAAAACACCCGCAGACCGGAGACCATGCCCGGGCGCTTCTCGCCAGAGCACAGCCTCCGACGAACAGAGAAAGGCACAGCGCGGGAACGGAACTCCGGGCCATGGAATCCGCCATGACTTTTAAACTGCTGGCACGCGAGGGATACGAGAAAAAGACGCTCATCCTTTCCCCTCCTTGCGCAAGCAGAAGTTCCAACAAGCTGTATTTCCATTGCTTCGCTAAAAAAAGAGCACCTGCATTCCGCCGCCGTCATTTTTTACTGGTATTTTTTCAGCAACCGTTTACGCTGCAACACATGACGCAAAGAATTGTCCGCTCAAGCCTTCAGGCGGAAGCGAGGCAAAACAGACTCACAGAGTTTCAGCCCCTTCAGGTATCCTCATCTGTAACAGCGGTTCCCATCATGAACATTCTCTGCATAGGCGACAGTCTTACCTACGGTTACGGCATACGGAGGGCGGAAACCTGGTGCGCCCTGGCCTCGCAGCGTACGGGGCACACCTTCATCAACAGGGGCGTCAACGGAGCGACCACCGGAGAAATGGCGGAGCAGGAACTCGGCGGCGATGAGCTTTTCGTCATGGGCGGGCTGAACAACCTCTTCATGGGCATGGACGTGACCGTGCCTCTGGCGGACATCCGCAGCATATGCAGCCGGGCTTCCGGCATGGGCATACGCCCCGTTGTGGGCATTCCCATGCAGATTTCCGACACGGTATCGGAAGCCTGGTGCGAAGGCCCCGTAGATATGGACTTCGTGCGCGCCGGCTATGCCGAATTCGCGGACGCCCTTGTACGGCAATGCCGCACAGACGGCACGGACTTCATCGACTTCCGACCCGTCATCGATGCGGAGCATCTTTCCTTCGACGGCATCCATCTTAATAAAAGCGGGCATGAACGCATGGCGCAGGTCGTGGCCGCGTACTGGAACGCCCGGCAACGCTGAGCGCCCCATCCTGCGACGTAAGCGGGGAAACGAAGGCGCTCCGTTCCGTGCTGTCCTTCCCGGTCATACGCGGAAAGACGGCCGGAACCATACGCAAGCAAAGACGGAAAGCGCTTCCCTTGCCCAGCCGCATCGTGAAAGAACCAGATTTCTGCTCGGCCGGAAGTATGCTTTCTGCGGCGCCTCGTCGTACTTGGCAGGTACGGCAACGCCAAAAATCTGCCACAGGCGTTTTTCCTCTTTCTTGCAACGCTGTGCACAGGCTGCTACATTCCCTCCGGAGGAGCGTTCCGCCATGAATGAGATTCTTACCGAAATTCCCTTCAACGAAATTCCGGGCCTGCGTACGGGCCATGCCCAGGACAACGAAGGCATCACCGGCTGCACCGTACTTCTGGCCGATACCGATATGGCCGCCGCGGTGGATGTCCGGGGAGGCGGCCCCGCTTCCCGGGAAACGGAACTGCTCTCCCCCACGGCCTCCTGCGAACGCATACACGCGCTGCTTTTGAGCGGCGGAAGCGCCTTCGGACTACGCGCGGCGGAAGGCGTCATGCGCTATCTGGAAGAACACGGCCGGGGATTCGATACCGGTTTCGCCCGCGTTCCGCTGGTATGCGCCTCCTGCCTGTACGATCTGGAAATCGGCGATGCCTGCGCCCGGCCCGATGCGGACATGGGGTATGCGGCCTGTCTCGATACCGCCCGCAACAGCGCCGAATGCGGCAATGTGGGGGCGGGCACGGGCTGCACCGTGGGCAAACTCGGCGGCGTGGAAACCATGATGAAATCGGGCCTCGGCTGCTATGCCGTGCGCGCAGGCAACATCATGGTGGGGGCCGTTGTCGCGGTCAACGCTCTGGGCGACGTTTTCGATATCGACAGCGGCAAAAGAACGGCGGGGATGCTTCTGCCCGACAGGTCCGGCTTTGCCGACAGCGAAAAAGTGCTGTTTTGCAGCACGGAAGAGCGTGCCGACAACCTCTTTACCGGCAACACCACCATCGGCGCGGTGGTGACCAACGCCTGTTTTGACAAAAACAAACTGAAGAAAATCGCTTCCATGGCGCACAACGGTCTTGCCCGCACCATACGCCCGCTGCATACCTCCGCCGATGGAGACAGCATCTACGCCCTTTCTACGGGAACACTCCGTGCCAACCAGGACGCCGTGGGCACGCTGGCCGCCCTGGTCATGGGAAAGGCCGTGAACCGGGCCGTACTTGCCGCAAAAGACATGGCCGGATATCCCGCCGCATGCGACATTGCCTTCCCCGCAGGAAGCAAGGCATAGAAAGCGCCCGGTCTTTTGCGACGCGGAAAAGGCTGATCCCCCCGTATGCTCTGCTCCCCCCGAGGAGGGAGGGCGAAGCGCAATGCGGAAGGAAGGATGCCCATTGCCACCCATCATCAAGGCTTATATACTTCTCTCGCCTTTGGGCTGCACGTCTGCGCCGCCATGGAGGTGCATGCCGTTCAGGGCAGAGCCGGGATCACTTCGGAAAATATGTCCTTTCCCAGCTCTTCATCTGCACGCTGATGAGGTCTGCCATGTATATTTTCCGTCAAGCCATTGTTCCCACCCTGCCGGGACAAGTCAAGGAACTTTCCCGATGCTGGGAAAAACTACTGCCCTTGGCCATCAGAAAAATCAACTACAAGAAAGGTTCCTCCTTCTTTTTTTCTGAAGAAAATCCCAACAGCTTCGCCTACATACGCCATGGAACAACCGCCACCATCGGACTTCTTCCCAATGCGGAAGAGTATATAAAGCTCTTCATAGGCGAAGGCTGCCTTTTTCATGAAGCCTATATCTTTGCAGGATTCTGCAATTCCTTTCCGCTCCACCGCTGCCTGAGCGATGTAGAAATCTATCAGTTCGACGGCAACCTCCTCATCGACCCCGACTTTCAGAAGCGTTACCCGGAGCAATATCATAACGCACTTTGGCAGATGTCCGTAAAAACGTCCGCGCTCGACATGATCGCCGATATTGCGGCCAAAAAAACCGTGGCTATGAAGATAGCCAATTTCCTGCTTATTTATGTGCAGGTCATGAACGGCAACAGCTTTTCACCGCACGTCACGCAGCTTGAGCTGGGGCTTATGCTGAACATTCACAAATCGAGTCTGAACCGAGAAATACAGAATTTTGTGGACATGGGCATTATCGACGGATTCACGAAAAAGAGATGTACCGTCATAGATTTGCAAAAATTGCAGCTTGTTGCTGAAGGAAAACTCCTATTCTGAGCCTCGATGCCCTAAATTCCTTCCCTGACTCACTGCGCAGCGGCAGAAAAAATTCCCGGAGAAAA
This genomic stretch from Mailhella massiliensis harbors:
- a CDS encoding GDSL-type esterase/lipase family protein, coding for MNILCIGDSLTYGYGIRRAETWCALASQRTGHTFINRGVNGATTGEMAEQELGGDELFVMGGLNNLFMGMDVTVPLADIRSICSRASGMGIRPVVGIPMQISDTVSEAWCEGPVDMDFVRAGYAEFADALVRQCRTDGTDFIDFRPVIDAEHLSFDGIHLNKSGHERMAQVVAAYWNARQR
- a CDS encoding P1 family peptidase, whose protein sequence is MNEILTEIPFNEIPGLRTGHAQDNEGITGCTVLLADTDMAAAVDVRGGGPASRETELLSPTASCERIHALLLSGGSAFGLRAAEGVMRYLEEHGRGFDTGFARVPLVCASCLYDLEIGDACARPDADMGYAACLDTARNSAECGNVGAGTGCTVGKLGGVETMMKSGLGCYAVRAGNIMVGAVVAVNALGDVFDIDSGKRTAGMLLPDRSGFADSEKVLFCSTEERADNLFTGNTTIGAVVTNACFDKNKLKKIASMAHNGLARTIRPLHTSADGDSIYALSTGTLRANQDAVGTLAALVMGKAVNRAVLAAKDMAGYPAACDIAFPAGSKA
- a CDS encoding Crp/Fnr family transcriptional regulator — encoded protein: MYIFRQAIVPTLPGQVKELSRCWEKLLPLAIRKINYKKGSSFFFSEENPNSFAYIRHGTTATIGLLPNAEEYIKLFIGEGCLFHEAYIFAGFCNSFPLHRCLSDVEIYQFDGNLLIDPDFQKRYPEQYHNALWQMSVKTSALDMIADIAAKKTVAMKIANFLLIYVQVMNGNSFSPHVTQLELGLMLNIHKSSLNREIQNFVDMGIIDGFTKKRCTVIDLQKLQLVAEGKLLF